AGCTCGCCGGCATCGTCGATCGTGACGACAACGTTTGGATTTGCACCTTCGGCGGCGGCGTCTATCGCCTCAATGCCGCCAATGAGCTGGCGAATTTCACCTACTCCAACTCGCCCCTGATCGGCATTCAACAGGATGCTACCGCCAGCGTCGTCAACGGCATCTATCAGGACCCCGCCGGCCGCATCTGGTTCTCATTATTCCAGGCGAACCCGCATCGCCCGATGGTTGTCTTCGATCCCTCCGACTCTGCCTGGACCTGGTTCGACGCTGCCGATGGCTTCGTCGTCGGGAATAATCAGGTCGTCGCCGCCGGTGTCGGCACCGCCGCTGTCGGGGTCGATGACCAGGGCATCGCCTTCCTGCGCTTCGGCAGCGATCTCTTTAATCACGCCGACGACCAGCTCGGCTACTTCAGTCGCAGCCGCCGTCTGCCCTCGGCCATCGTGACCGCGCTCGCCTACGATCGCGACAACCGCCTCTGGGTCGGCACCAATCAGGGTCTCGCCCGCTTTGACGACGATATCGAGTTCTTCATTCCCGCGTCTCTGCCGGCCGAGGTCAACTCGGAAATCACCGCCCTCGCCGTCGACAGCCGCAACAATCTTTGGGTCGGCACCACCGGCGGCCTGGCGCTTCTGCCCGATGGCGGCGGCGATACCCTGGCCTTCACAACCGCCAACTCCGAATTGGTCTCCGACCAGATCGAAAGCCTCGTGTACGACGAACCTTCCGGCCGCTTGCTCATCTTCACGCGCAACGGCCTTTCCATTCTGGACTACAGCCTCGTGGACGGGGATGCTTCTTCCGGCGTGGTCGCCTATCCGAATCCATTCCGCATCGGCGACGGCTCCCTTGCGCAACTGCAATTCCGCCTCGATCAGCGCGGCGATGTCCGCATCTTCACCGTCGCCGGCGATCTCGTCCGCCTCACCGATGTCAACACCGGCTGGGACGGCCGCAATGCCGCCGGCGAATTCGTCGCCTCCGGCGTCTACATCTGGGAAATCAAGGCGGAAGACGGCGGCCGTCACCACGGCAAGGTCTTCGTCGTGCGGCGATGAACGATGATCGCCTCGCCATCGTTCCGCTCGCTGACCTGACCGCCACCGAACTGCAACACCTCCAGAGCCGCCCCCTCTCCGGCCCGTTCTTTCTTCCCGAACTCCTCGCGCTTTGGCGCGATTGCTTCCGCTGGCAGGGAATCGGTCTCCGTTGCGGCCGGATCCTGCTCGTCGGCTTTATCAAAAGATCGCTCCTTGGCCGCCACTTCTATTCCATGCCCTTCGGAATGTATGGTGGTCTTTATGGCGAAGCCAATCCCGCTCCAATTGCCGACTGGATCACTTCTCAGCGCTTCGCCGAAGTCCGCATTATTCAACCTGACTCGGCGTCCAATAACTTCGGCGCTCTCGTCGCCCGTGAACTTCGCGCGCACCTGGTTGACCTGACCGCGTCCCTTGATTACTCCGACAACACCGCGCGCAATCTTCGCAAAGCCGCCTCGTCCGGCTTCGATGTTCGCTTGCTGGATTCCTCCGCAAAAATCCCCGCCCTCGCTATGCTCGCCCGCCACGAAAAGCGCACCGGTGAGCTTCGCCGGCTGCCCGTCGCCGCCTACGATCATCTCCTCGCCAACCTCAGATCCGAACCGCCCGGCATCATCGCCGGCGGTCTCTATCAGGGCGAACAACTCGTCGCGCTGCAAATCTTCTTCGTCAGTCGCCTCGACGCCTTCTATTTCGACGGTTTCGCGTTGCCGGAGGCCTTGCAGTCGGGCGGAAATTTCTATTTGTTGGATTCGATGATCTCACATTTCCGCGCCGCGGGGCTGCAACACCTTAATCTCGGCGCGTCACCGCCAGGCGACGCCGGCCTCCTGCGCTTCAAGTCGGGTTTCGGCGCCGCTGAATTCGTCTACCGCGAATACTCTGCGGTTTCCGGTCTCAAGCATTTTGCCGACCGACTGCGGGGCCGCCCATGAAAATCCTCTTCCTCGGGGAAGCCCTCTCCCCGCACCTGCAGCGCTGGCACAAGGCTTTCGAGAAACTCGGCTGGGATGTCCTCACCGCTTCCGGTGATCACCACCCTGATTTTTCCGGCCGTCGCCTCGTGCCCGGCGCCGATCACGGTCCGGCGCGCTACCTTTCGCTTGTCGATCAAACCACCGCGCTGATCCGCGAGTTTCAGCCCCACCTGATCAACGCCCACTTCCTGCCGACCTACGGCCTTGTCGCCGCCACCGTCAATGCCCACCCGTGGGTCCTCACGCTCTGGGG
The genomic region above belongs to Candidatus Zixiibacteriota bacterium and contains:
- a CDS encoding GNAT family N-acetyltransferase; amino-acid sequence: MNDDRLAIVPLADLTATELQHLQSRPLSGPFFLPELLALWRDCFRWQGIGLRCGRILLVGFIKRSLLGRHFYSMPFGMYGGLYGEANPAPIADWITSQRFAEVRIIQPDSASNNFGALVARELRAHLVDLTASLDYSDNTARNLRKAASSGFDVRLLDSSAKIPALAMLARHEKRTGELRRLPVAAYDHLLANLRSEPPGIIAGGLYQGEQLVALQIFFVSRLDAFYFDGFALPEALQSGGNFYLLDSMISHFRAAGLQHLNLGASPPGDAGLLRFKSGFGAAEFVYREYSAVSGLKHFADRLRGRP